From Brassica oleracea var. oleracea cultivar TO1000 chromosome C3, BOL, whole genome shotgun sequence, a single genomic window includes:
- the LOC106331616 gene encoding auxin-responsive protein IAA7-like — MIGQLMNLNATELCLGLPGGTKAVESPAKSSVRNKRGFSETMDLMLNLQCNKEETVDLNNATASEEKTLLKDPAKPPAKAQVVGWPPVRNYRKNMMTQQKTSGEEEASSEKAGNGGGAALVKVSMDGAPYLRKVDLTMYKSYQDLSDALAKMFSSFTMGNYGAQGMIDFMNESKLMNLLNSSEYVPSYEDKDGDWMLVGDVPWEMFVQSCKRLRIMKGSEAIGLAPRAMEKYCKNRS, encoded by the exons ATGATCGGACAGCTTATGAACCTTAACGCGACGGAGCTCTGTCTCGGCCTCCCTGGCGGGACTAAAGCCGTCGAGAGCCCGGCCAAATCGTCGGTGAGGAACAAGAGAGGCTTCTCCGAGACCATGGATCTCATGCTTAATCTTCAGTGCAACAAAGAAGAAACCGTCGATCTTAACAACGCCACAGCTTCCGAAGAGAAGACTCTCCTCAAAGACCCTGCTAAGCCTCCTGCTAA AGCCCAAGTGGTGGGATGGCCACCTGTGAGGAACTACAGGAAGAACATGATGACTCAGCAGAAGACAAGCGGCGAGGAGGAGGCCAGCAGCGAGAAGGCCGGAAATGGTGGAGGAGCTGCCTTGGTGAAGGTATCCATGGACGGAGCTCCTTACCTAAGGAAAGTTGACCTCACGATGTACAAAAGCTATCAGGATCTCTCCGATGCTCTGGCCAAAATGTTCAGCTCCTTCACTATGG GAAACTATGGAGCACAAGGAATGATAGATTTCATGAACGAGAGCAAGCTCATGAATCTGTTGAACAGTTCCGAATATGTTCCAAGCTACGAGGACAAAGATGGCGACTGGATGCTCGTCGGAGATGTTCCATGGGA AATGTTTGTCCAGTCGTGCAAACGTTTGCGCATCATGAAGGGATCCGAAGCAATTGGACTAG CTCCGAGAGCAATGGAGAAGTACTGCAAGAACAGATCATGA